The Pseudomonas entomophila genome segment TCACTGCCTGCTATGGGCTGGCCCTGCTGTGCATCCTGTTCACCGTACCCAACGACCACGTCGAGCACGGCGATGAGGGCGAGAAGAGCTTCGGCCTGGCCGGCTTCTTCCGCGTCGCCCCAGCGCTGTGCGTGGCGGTGCTGTTCTTCTCGTTCTTCGATGCCGTGGTGCTGTCGCTGTTGCCGGTATACGCCAGCAGCCATGGTTTCGCCGTGGGGGTGGCGGCATTGATGGTGACCGTGGTGTTTGCCGGGGACATGATTTTCCAGCTGCCGCTGGGCTGGCTGGCCGACCGGGTCGAGCGCACCGGCCTGCACCTGGTATGCGGGCTGGTCGCGATGGGCATCGGTATCGCCCTGCCGTGGCTGCTGCAGATGACCTGGCTGTTGTGGCCGTTGCTGGTGGTGCTGGGCGCGGTGGCGGGGGGGATCTACACCCTGGCGCTGGTGCTGATCGGGCAGCGCTTCAAGGGGCAGGACCTGGTCACGGCCAATGCCAGCGTCGGATTGCTCTGGGGCGTGGGTAGCCTGGTCGGGCCGCTGGTCAGCGGCGCGGCGATGGATGTAGCGCCCCATGGCCTGCCCATGGCGCTGGCGCTGATGGCGGGGTTGTTCGTGTGCTTCGCGCGGCAGGCGTATCGGCGGGCGGGCAAGTTGCAGGCGGTGGTGGACTGAGCGGCTTGTGCTGACTGCGCCGGCCCATTCGCCGGCAAAGCCGGCTCCTACAGTTGGACGCAAGAAGGGTCGTTTCATCGTGTAGCGGTTGGTCTAGGATGGAGGTTCAACCGTGTTTGAGCCGCGCTGATGATCCTTGCCGACCTTTCGCCCCAGGCCTTTGACGCGGCCACCAAGTACCTGGCTGGCCAGGACCCGGACTGGGCGCGCCATATCGCCGTCACCGGCCCTTGTCTGCACCAGGCCACGCCCGGTCGCGAGCCCTACGAGACGCTGGTCAGGGCGATCGCCTACCAGCAATTGCATGCACGGGCGGCGGAGGCGATCCTCGGGCGATTGCTGGCGCTGTTTCCCGAAACAGCATTCCCTACGCCGGAACAGTTGCTGGCGGTCAGCCCCGAGAGGATGCGGGCCTGCGGGTTTTCCGCGAGCAAGACCGCGACGCTCCATGGCATCGCCCAGGCGCATCTGGCGGGTGTCATACCCAGTCGGGCAGAGGCCTTGCTGCTGTCGGATGACGGGTTGATCGAACGTCTGGTGAGTTTGCGCGGGGTCGGGCGTTGGACGGTGGAGATGCTGCTGATCTACAGCCTGGAGCGTTCGGACATTCTGCCGGTGGATGACTTTGGCGTGCGTGAGGGCTATCGCCGGATGAAAGGGCTGGAAAAGGCACCGACACCAGCGCGGATGCGCGCGCTGGGGCAAGCCTGGAGCCCTTATCGTACGGTAGCGGCCTGGTACCTGTGGCGGGCCTGATTGACCGGCGTATTCCCTGTAGGAGCCGGCTTTGCCGGCGATTGGGCCTGTGCAGGCAGCGCAAGGCCGTTGTTTTCGTACCGGCTGTGGCGGCCCATTCGCCGGCAAAGCCGGCTCCTACAGGGAGCGTGCGGGTGTTTGACGATGAGGGTGTTTGGATGGCACCTGATGAATTACCTGCAAGAATCGGAGTGATCGTGCCAGCCACAGCTGTCAGGCTGAACCGATCCACGCCTGGAGAGACGCCATGAACCCCGTCCCGACCTACACCACCGAAGCCGCCCGCTGGCACGCCGTGCAATCGCGCGACGCCGCCGCCACCGGCCATTTCGTCTACGCCGTGCGCACCACCGGGGTGTATTGCCAGCCTGCCTGCAAGTCGCGCCTGGCCAAGCGCGAGAATGTCGAGTTCTTCACCGACGCCGCCCAGGCCGAAGCCGCCGGCTACCGCGCCTGCAAACGCTGCGCGGGCATAAACCAGGCCGTGCGCCGCAGCGACCTGGTGGCCCGCGCCTGCCGCCTGATCGAGGCCAGCGACCCCGCGCCCAGCCTCGACCAGCTAGGCGCGGCGTTGAACCTCAGCCCCTTCCACCTGCATCGCCTGTTCAAGGCCGAAACCGGCCTGACAC includes the following:
- a CDS encoding MFS transporter — protein: MNMRLLAGLLFAVSVVGFSLGASLPLVSLRLHEAGAGTLEIGILSAIPAAGMMLSAFMVDACCKHLTRRVIYLLSFSLCTLSIALLEWAFDSMLWLALLRLGLGIGMGIAIILGESWVNELCPDHNRGKIMALYATSFTGFQVLGPALLALLGADSPWLTAVVTACYGLALLCILFTVPNDHVEHGDEGEKSFGLAGFFRVAPALCVAVLFFSFFDAVVLSLLPVYASSHGFAVGVAALMVTVVFAGDMIFQLPLGWLADRVERTGLHLVCGLVAMGIGIALPWLLQMTWLLWPLLVVLGAVAGGIYTLALVLIGQRFKGQDLVTANASVGLLWGVGSLVGPLVSGAAMDVAPHGLPMALALMAGLFVCFARQAYRRAGKLQAVVD
- a CDS encoding DNA-3-methyladenine glycosylase family protein, with the translated sequence MILADLSPQAFDAATKYLAGQDPDWARHIAVTGPCLHQATPGREPYETLVRAIAYQQLHARAAEAILGRLLALFPETAFPTPEQLLAVSPERMRACGFSASKTATLHGIAQAHLAGVIPSRAEALLLSDDGLIERLVSLRGVGRWTVEMLLIYSLERSDILPVDDFGVREGYRRMKGLEKAPTPARMRALGQAWSPYRTVAAWYLWRA